CTTGGTGGCGAGCACGACCCGGTCGGTCACCTCGCGCGGACGGTCGGCGAGCCAGCGGCCGATGATCTCCTCCGAGACGCCGTGGGTGTAGACGTCGGCGGTGTCGACGAGGGTGCCGCCGGCCTCGACGAAGACGTCGAGCTGCTCGTGGGAGCCGGCCTCGTCGGTCTCGGCTCCGAAGGTCATGGTGCCGAGGCAGAGGCGGGAGACGGCGCAGCCGCTGTGTCCGAGGGTCGTGTAGCGCATGGGGCCGATCCTCCCCCACCCCGTCACAGCAGTCGACGGTCGGTGGCCCACCGGGTGAGCTCGTGGCGCGAGGAGAGCTGGAGCTTGCGCAGCACGCTCGACATGTGGGTCTCCACGGTCTTGACCGAGATGAACAGCTCGCCGGCGACCTCGCGGTAGGCGTAGCCGCGCGCGATCAGGCGCATCACCTCCCGCTCCCGCTCGGTGAGCCGGTCGAGGTCCTCGTCGACCTCGGCGACCGCGAAGGTGCCCGCGAAGGCGTCGAGCACGAACCCCGCCAGCCGGGGCGAGAAGACCGCGTCCCCGTCGGCCACGCGGCGTACGGCGTCGACGAGCTCGGCGCCGGTGATGGTCTTGGTGACGTAGCCGCGGGCCCCGCCGCGGATGGTGCCGATGACGTCCTCGGCGGCGTCGCTGACCGAGAGCGCGAGGTAGCGGGTGCTCCCGGTGCGGTCGCGGCGCATCACCTCGACCCCGCCGCCGCCGGGCAGGTGCACGTCGAGGAGCACCACGTTGGGGGTGTGCTCGGCGACCGCGCGCACCGCCTCCTCGACGTCGGCGGCGTCGGCGACGACCTCGACGACGCCCTCCCCCACCGCGCCGAGCTCGGCACGCACCCCGGTGCGGAACATGGCGTGGTCGTCGACCACGACGACGCGGATCGGCCGGCTGGGTGTGGTCACTGGTCCTCCTGGGGTGGGCGGGGCAGGCGCAGGCGCACCTCGGTGC
The Nocardioides marinisabuli genome window above contains:
- a CDS encoding LuxR C-terminal-related transcriptional regulator, with the protein product MFRTGVRAELGAVGEGVVEVVADAADVEEAVRAVAEHTPNVVLLDVHLPGGGGVEVMRRDRTGSTRYLALSVSDAAEDVIGTIRGGARGYVTKTITGAELVDAVRRVADGDAVFSPRLAGFVLDAFAGTFAVAEVDEDLDRLTEREREVMRLIARGYAYREVAGELFISVKTVETHMSSVLRKLQLSSRHELTRWATDRRLL